Proteins from a genomic interval of Scomber scombrus chromosome 11, fScoSco1.1, whole genome shotgun sequence:
- the c1ql3b gene encoding complement C1q-like protein 3b — MIATGVCGVALVLVLVVLIPVVVNSAGTPARYEMLGSCQMVCDSHGTTATAAAKTTNPIKDNRLVQSLPTFIQGPQGEPGRVGRMGPRGPIGEPGPPGPFGPPGERGAPGPPGPPGTPGINGPTGAISAATYNTIPKIAFYAGLKKQHEGYEVLKFDDVVTNLGNHYDPSTGKFTCSIPGIYFFVYHVLMRGGDGTSMWADLCKNNQVRASAIAQDADQNYDYASNSVVLHLEPGDEIYIKLDGGKAHGGNNNKYSTFSGFMLYAD, encoded by the exons ATGATCGCAACTGGTGTTTGTGGCGTCGCGCTGGTGCTGGTGTTGGTGGTTCTTATACCGGTCGTGGTGAACTCCGCCGGGACTCCTGCCCGCTACGAGATGCTCGGGTCCTGCCAAATGGTTTGTGACTCCCACGGGACCACAGCCACGGCCGCGGCCAAGACGACCAACCCGATCAAAGACAACCGTCTGGTTCAGTCGCTTCCAACGTTCATCCAAGGTCCTCAAGGAGAGCCGGGACGCGTGGGGAGGATGGGTCCCAGGGGCCCGATTGGCGAGCCCGGGCCGCCTGGACCTTTTGGTCCGCCCGGAGAGAGAGGGGCACCTGGTCCTCCGGGTCCACCCGGTACACCCGGAATAAATGGACCCACCGGTGCCATCAGCGCCGCCACCTACAACACTATCCCAAAGATTGCATTTTATGCAGGACTGAAAAAGCAACATGAGGGATATGAAGTGCTAAAATTCGACGACGTAGTCACAAATCTCGGCAATCACTATGACCCCTCAACAGGGAAATTCACCTGTTCAATACCAGGGATTTACTTCTTTGTTTACCACGTGTTGATGCGAGGCGGGGATGGAACCAGCATGTGGGCCGACCTCTGTAAAAACAACCAG GTGAGAGCCAGCGCCATCGCCCAAGACGCCGACCAGAACTACGACTATGCCAGCAACAGTGTAGTTTTACATCTCGAGCCCGGAGACGAGATTTACATCAAGTTGGACGGCGGAAAGGCGCACGGgggcaacaacaacaagtacAGCACCTTCTCTGGCTTCATGTTGTACGCTGATTGA